One window of the Micropterus dolomieu isolate WLL.071019.BEF.003 ecotype Adirondacks linkage group LG08, ASM2129224v1, whole genome shotgun sequence genome contains the following:
- the LOC123975048 gene encoding caspase recruitment domain-containing protein 19-like isoform X1, protein MTDIDDYHVQLRGDAHFLCSDQRMDTELVDRLVLQLNRIHPQILSDKEAHRFRNLSVPTKVRLAELLKHLHWKGDEACHEFYRGLHIHAEDVYSSLPTRVTQREVTNPKWTYNVAIYPEQYVLNNRGPMFFLSCFSFVVGIAMLYYYREGETLRCTGPFLHCSAARLSKGAKDVLISCAEVGKKK, encoded by the exons ACATTGATGATTACCATGTGCAGCTCCGGGGGGACGCCCATTTCCTGTGCTCAGATCAGCGGATGGACACTGAACTGGTTGACAGACTGGTCCTACAGCTGAACAGGATCCACCCACAGATACTCAGTGACAAGGAAGCCCACAGA TTCAGGAACCTCAGCGTACCCACCAAGGTGCGGTTAGCTGAGCTGTTGAAGCACCTGCATTGGAAGGGCGATGAGGCATGTCATGAATTCTACAGGGGACTTCACATCCACGCTGAGGACGTCTACTCCAGCCTGCCCACCAGAGTCACACAAAGAG AGGTGACAAATCCAAAATGGACATACAATGTGGCAATCTACCCAGAGCAATATGTGCTCAATAACAGAG GACCAATGTTCTTCCTgagctgtttcagttttgtaGTTGGTATTGCAATGCTCTACTATTACAGAG AGGGTGAGACGTTGAGATGTACTGGTCCGTTCCTTCACTGCTCTGCAGCAAGACTTAGTAAAGGTGCTAAAGATGTTTTAATTTCCTGTGCTGAGGTTGGAAAGAAGAAATGA
- the LOC123975048 gene encoding caspase recruitment domain-containing protein 19-like isoform X2 encodes MDTELVDRLVLQLNRIHPQILSDKEAHRFRNLSVPTKVRLAELLKHLHWKGDEACHEFYRGLHIHAEDVYSSLPTRVTQREVTNPKWTYNVAIYPEQYVLNNRGPMFFLSCFSFVVGIAMLYYYREGETLRCTGPFLHCSAARLSKGAKDVLISCAEVGKKK; translated from the exons ATGGACACTGAACTGGTTGACAGACTGGTCCTACAGCTGAACAGGATCCACCCACAGATACTCAGTGACAAGGAAGCCCACAGA TTCAGGAACCTCAGCGTACCCACCAAGGTGCGGTTAGCTGAGCTGTTGAAGCACCTGCATTGGAAGGGCGATGAGGCATGTCATGAATTCTACAGGGGACTTCACATCCACGCTGAGGACGTCTACTCCAGCCTGCCCACCAGAGTCACACAAAGAG AGGTGACAAATCCAAAATGGACATACAATGTGGCAATCTACCCAGAGCAATATGTGCTCAATAACAGAG GACCAATGTTCTTCCTgagctgtttcagttttgtaGTTGGTATTGCAATGCTCTACTATTACAGAG AGGGTGAGACGTTGAGATGTACTGGTCCGTTCCTTCACTGCTCTGCAGCAAGACTTAGTAAAGGTGCTAAAGATGTTTTAATTTCCTGTGCTGAGGTTGGAAAGAAGAAATGA